From Equus asinus isolate D_3611 breed Donkey chromosome 14, EquAss-T2T_v2, whole genome shotgun sequence, one genomic window encodes:
- the UBN1 gene encoding ubinuclein-1 isoform X1: MSEPHRVQFTSLPGSLNPTFLKKSRKEEVGGAEQHQDPEPAAAAVRITLTLFEPDHKRCPEFFYPELVKNIRGKVKGLQPADKKKELPDPFNDEEKERHKVEALARKFEEKYGGKKRRKDRIQDLIDMGYGYDESDSFIDNSEAYDELVPASLTTKYGGFYINSGTLQFRQASESEDDFIKEKKKKSPKKRKLKEGGEKIKKKKKDDTYDKEKKSKKSKFSKAGFTALNASKEKKKKKYSGALSVKEMLKKFQKEKEAQRKRDEEHKPVTVSAAEAQGLRELEGASDPLLSLFGSTSDNDLLQAATAMDSLTDLDLEQLLSESPEGSPFHDMDDESDSLGVGLDQEFRQPSSLPEGLPAPLEKRVKELAQAARAAEGESRQKFFTQDINGILLDIEVQARELSSQSRSGVYAYLASFLPCSKDTLVKRARKLHLCEQGGRLKEPLQKLKEAIGRAMPEQMAKYQDECQAHTQAKVAKMLEEEKDKEQRERICSDEEEDEEKGGRRIMGPRKKFQWNDEIRELLCHVVKIKLESYDLERNKAQSWEDYVKAFLDAEVKPLWPKGWMQARTLFKESRRGHGHLTSILAKKKVMAPSKIKVKESSTKPDKKVSVPSGQIGGPLALPSEHPGGTLSLGATTRELSSQAPGSLANPAPVSLEDSLDGDLIRNSASSLEAVSKELAALNSRASGSSEFTLPAPSKAPAEKVAGILCTEEKRNFPKPSPSAPPPSSSLQSPLNFLAEQALALGQSSQEKKPESAGYKELSCQAALSKGLPEVHQSKAKHHGLPRTSHAPQAATPVPSPPVKVFHAGAQQQKSFTPPAPFVNKLQGPKPSSPQCHRSLLQLVKTAAKGQNFHPSTPASSGGTPASGSSSHKTSASSSTALSHPAKQHSASSSGSSYKSSPFAGSVPKHGISCGSSSSGGTPVQSSASGSLPPGVQPPSAGQPAGRPVPGSAAKKPPVSQKLTLVAPPGGPNGDSGGGTQGVAKLLTSSLKPSVVSSVTSSTSLPKGTSGAVLLTSSSPLNLLSSSYKSGSPKLPGAVNSNSLGIISPFPLRVLSFSTDSPAKAGVSKDAIVTGPAPGTFHHGLSPSLLAGLHSSPPHAAPLPHAAVSTHIPQSLPDASQLHGKGSGVPRKL, encoded by the exons ATGTCGGAGCCCCACAGGGTCCAGTTCACCTCTCTCCCAGGTTCTCTGAATCCCACATTTTTGAAGAAATCCCGGAAAGAGGAGGTTGGGGGAGCAGAACAGCATCAAGACCCTGAGCCGGCTGCAGCAGCTGTTCGGATTACACTCACCCTCTTTGAACCGGATCACAAGCGCTGCCCAGAGTTCTTCTACCCAGAGCTGGTGAAGAACATACGAGGGAAGGTGAAAGGCCTTCAGCCCGCAGACAAG AAGAAAGAACTCCCTGATCCTTTCAATGACGAAGAAAAGGAAAGGCATAAAGTGGAGGCTCTTGCCcggaaatttgaagaaaaatat GGTGGAAAGAAGCGTAGAAAAGACCGAATACAGGACTTGATTGATATGGGGTATGGTTATGATGAGTCCGATTCCTTCATCGATAACTCTGAGGCG TATGATGAGCTTGTTCCTGCTTCTCTGACTACAAAGTATGGAGGATTTTACATTAACTCGGGAACCCTGCAGTTTAGACAAGCGTCAGAATCTGAGGATGACttcattaaagaaaagaagaaaaaatctccAAAG AAGCGGAAGTTGAAGGAAGGTGGTGAgaagataaagaagaagaaaaaagatgacaCTTATGACAAGGAGAAGAAATCGAAAAAGTCCAAGTTTTCCAAAGCCGG CTTCACAGCCCTGAATGCCagtaaggagaagaagaaaaagaagtattcTGGGGCTTTGAGCGTTAAAGAGATGCTGAAGAaatttcagaaggagaaagaggctcagagaaagagGGACGAAGAGCATAAGCCTGTAACGGTCTCAGCAGCAGAAGCTCAGGGCCTGCGGGAATTGGAGGGTGCCTCTGACCCCTTGCTCTCACTCTTCGGCTCCACTTCTGACAATGACTTGCTCCAGGCGGCCACTGCCATGGACTCGCTGACTGATTTGGACTTGGAGCAGCTGCTCAGTGAGTCACCAGAAGGAAGCCCCTTCCATGATATGGATGATGAAAGTGATTCCCTTGGGGTGGGACTGGACCAGGAATTCAGgcagccctcttccctccctgaaGGCCTGCCTGCACCCCTGGAGAAGCGCGTTAAGGAGCTGGCTCAG GCTGCCAGAGCTGCCGAGGGAGAGAGCAGACAGAAGTTCTTCACCCAGGATATTAATGGCATCCTCTTAGA CATAGAGGTGCAAGCTCGGGAGCTGAGTAGCCAGAGCCGTTCTGGGGTGTATGCCTATCTTGCTTCATTCCTGCCCTGCAGCAAGGACACCCTGGTCAAACGAGCTCGAAAACTTCACCTCTGTGAACAG GGGGGGCGTCTGAAGGAGCCTCTCCAGAAGCTTAAGGAAGCCATTGGCAGGGCGATGCCAGAGCAGATGGCCAAGTACCAGGATGAATGCCAGGCGCACACACAAGCCAAGGTTGCTAA GATgctggaagaggagaaagacaaggagcagagagaacGGATTTGTTCTGAtgaggaggaagatgaagaaaaggggGGCAGGAGGATAATGGGACCCCGGAAGAAATTCCAGTGGAATGATGAAATCAG GGAACTGCTCTGCCACGTGGTGAAGATAAAACTAGAGAGCTATGACCTGGAGAGGAACAAGGCCCAGTCTTGGGAGGACTACGTGAAGGCATTTCTGGATGCCGAGGTCAAACCTCTCTGGCCCAAAGGCTGGATGCAGGCCAG GACTCTGTTTAAGGAGAGCAGACGAGGCCACGGGCACCTGACATCAATCCT GGCCAAGAAGAAAGTAATGGCCCCATCCAAAATCAAGGTGAAG GAGTCATCTACTAAGCCTGATAAAAAGGTTTCCGTCCCATCAGGCCAGATTGGCGGCCCCCTTGCTTTGCCTTCAGAACACCCGGGAGGCACCCTGAGCCTTGGGGCTACGACCAGGGAGCTCTcgtcccaggcccctggcagccTTGCTAATCCTGCTCCCGTCAGCCTGGAGGACTCGCTGGATGGAGACTTGATCCGTAATTCCGCCTCCTCCTTGGAGGCTGTGTCCAAGGAACTGGCTGCACTGAACAGCAGAGCAAGCGGGAGCTCTGAGTTCACGCTGCCCGCACCCTCGAAAGCGCCAGCAGAGAAGGTCGCGGGCATTCTGTgtacagaagagaaaaggaacttTCCAAAGCCCAGCCCTTCTGCCCCACCACCCTCTAGCTCTCTGCAGTCACCTCTCAATTTTCTGGCTGAACAGGCTCTGGCACTGGGGCAGTCCTCTCAGGAGAAAAAACCGGAGAGTGCTGGCTACAAGGAGCTGTCCTGTCAGGCTGCCCTCAGCAAGGGCCTGCCGGAAGTGCACCAGTCCAAAGCAAAGCACCACGGCTTGCCACGGACGTCTCACGCCCCTCAGGCGGCCACTCCCGTGCCCAGCCCCCCAGTCAAAGTCTTTCATGCAGGCGCTCAGCAGCAAAAGAGCTTCACCCCGCCAGCTCCGTTTGTCAATAAGCTCCAGGGCCCAAAGCCTTCCTCCCCACAGTGTCACCGCTCCCTCCTCCAGCTCGTGAAGACAGCAGCCAAAGGCCAGAACTTTCACCCCTCAACGCCAGCGTCTTCGGGAGGCACGCCAGCCTCTGGCAGCAGCTCTCATAAGACCTCAGCCTCGTCCTCCACTGCCCTGAGCCATCCAGCAAAACAGCACTCAGCCAGCTCTTCAGGGTCATCCTACAAGAGCAGTCCCTTTGCTGGCTCTGTCCCCAAACACGGGATTTCTTGTGGCAGCTCTTCCTCTGGGGGAACCCCCGTCCAGAGCTCTGCTTCCGGGAGCCTGCCCCCCGGTGTACAGCCTCCCTCTGCAGGGCAGCCTGCCGGCCGACCCGTCCCAGGCTCCGCGGCGAAAAAACCACCCGTCTCCCAGAAGCTGACCCTGGTGGCCCCTCCGGGTGGTCCAAATGGAGATTCTGGTGGTGGGACCCAGGGAGTGGCCAAGTTACTgacctcctccctgaagcccagCGTGGTCAGCAGCGTGACATCGTCTACCTCCTTGCCA AAAGGAACGAGTGGGGCTGTGCTGCTGACGAGCTCCTCGCCCTTAAATCTGCTGTCATCATCCTACAAGTCTGGCAGCCCAAAGCTGCCCGGGGCTGTGAACTCAAACTCCCTGGGAattatctccccatttcctctccgCGTGCTTTCCTTTAGCACCGACTCCCCTGCCAAAGCAGGGGTCTCAAAGGATGCCATCGTCACCGGTCCTGCCCCTGGGACGTTCCACCATGGCCTCAGCCCCA
- the UBN1 gene encoding ubinuclein-1 isoform X2 has protein sequence MSEPHRVQFTSLPGSLNPTFLKKSRKEEVGGAEQHQDPEPAAAAVRITLTLFEPDHKRCPEFFYPELVKNIRGKVKGLQPADKKKELPDPFNDEEKERHKVEALARKFEEKYGGKKRRKDRIQDLIDMGYGYDESDSFIDNSEAYDELVPASLTTKYGGFYINSGTLQFRQASESEDDFIKEKKKKSPKKRKLKEGGEKIKKKKKDDTYDKEKKSKKSKFSKAGFTALNASKEKKKKKYSGALSVKEMLKKFQKEKEAQRKRDEEHKPVTVSAAEAQGLRELEGASDPLLSLFGSTSDNDLLQAATAMDSLTDLDLEQLLSESPEGSPFHDMDDESDSLGVGLDQEFRQPSSLPEGLPAPLEKRVKELAQAARAAEGESRQKFFTQDINGILLDIEVQARELSSQSRSGVYAYLASFLPCSKDTLVKRARKLHLCEQGGRLKEPLQKLKEAIGRAMPEQMAKYQDECQAHTQAKVAKMLEEEKDKEQRERICSDEEEDEEKGGRRIMGPRKKFQWNDEIRELLCHVVKIKLESYDLERNKAQSWEDYVKAFLDAEVKPLWPKGWMQARTLFKESRRGHGHLTSILAKKKVMAPSKIKVKESSTKPDKKVSVPSGQIGGPLALPSEHPGGTLSLGATTRELSSQAPGSLANPAPVSLEDSLDGDLIRNSASSLEAVSKELAALNSRASGSSEFTLPAPSKAPAEKVAGILCTEEKRNFPKPSPSAPPPSSSLQSPLNFLAEQALALGQSSQEKKPESAGYKELSCQAALSKGLPEVHQSKAKHHGLPRTSHAPQAATPVPSPPVKVFHAGAQQQKSFTPPAPFVNKLQGPKPSSPQCHRSLLQLVKTAAKGQNFHPSTPASSGGTPASGSSSHKTSASSSTALSHPAKQHSASSSGSSYKSSPFAGSVPKHGISCGSSSSGGTPVQSSASGSLPPGVQPPSAGQPAGRPVPGSAAKKPPVSQKLTLVAPPGGPNGDSGGGTQGVAKLLTSSLKPSVVSSVTSSTSLPKGTSGAVLLTSSSPLNLLSSSYKSGSPKLPGAVNSNSLGIISPFPLRVLSFSTDSPAKAGVSKDAIVTGPAPGTFHHGLSPNASQLHGKGSGVPRKL, from the exons ATGTCGGAGCCCCACAGGGTCCAGTTCACCTCTCTCCCAGGTTCTCTGAATCCCACATTTTTGAAGAAATCCCGGAAAGAGGAGGTTGGGGGAGCAGAACAGCATCAAGACCCTGAGCCGGCTGCAGCAGCTGTTCGGATTACACTCACCCTCTTTGAACCGGATCACAAGCGCTGCCCAGAGTTCTTCTACCCAGAGCTGGTGAAGAACATACGAGGGAAGGTGAAAGGCCTTCAGCCCGCAGACAAG AAGAAAGAACTCCCTGATCCTTTCAATGACGAAGAAAAGGAAAGGCATAAAGTGGAGGCTCTTGCCcggaaatttgaagaaaaatat GGTGGAAAGAAGCGTAGAAAAGACCGAATACAGGACTTGATTGATATGGGGTATGGTTATGATGAGTCCGATTCCTTCATCGATAACTCTGAGGCG TATGATGAGCTTGTTCCTGCTTCTCTGACTACAAAGTATGGAGGATTTTACATTAACTCGGGAACCCTGCAGTTTAGACAAGCGTCAGAATCTGAGGATGACttcattaaagaaaagaagaaaaaatctccAAAG AAGCGGAAGTTGAAGGAAGGTGGTGAgaagataaagaagaagaaaaaagatgacaCTTATGACAAGGAGAAGAAATCGAAAAAGTCCAAGTTTTCCAAAGCCGG CTTCACAGCCCTGAATGCCagtaaggagaagaagaaaaagaagtattcTGGGGCTTTGAGCGTTAAAGAGATGCTGAAGAaatttcagaaggagaaagaggctcagagaaagagGGACGAAGAGCATAAGCCTGTAACGGTCTCAGCAGCAGAAGCTCAGGGCCTGCGGGAATTGGAGGGTGCCTCTGACCCCTTGCTCTCACTCTTCGGCTCCACTTCTGACAATGACTTGCTCCAGGCGGCCACTGCCATGGACTCGCTGACTGATTTGGACTTGGAGCAGCTGCTCAGTGAGTCACCAGAAGGAAGCCCCTTCCATGATATGGATGATGAAAGTGATTCCCTTGGGGTGGGACTGGACCAGGAATTCAGgcagccctcttccctccctgaaGGCCTGCCTGCACCCCTGGAGAAGCGCGTTAAGGAGCTGGCTCAG GCTGCCAGAGCTGCCGAGGGAGAGAGCAGACAGAAGTTCTTCACCCAGGATATTAATGGCATCCTCTTAGA CATAGAGGTGCAAGCTCGGGAGCTGAGTAGCCAGAGCCGTTCTGGGGTGTATGCCTATCTTGCTTCATTCCTGCCCTGCAGCAAGGACACCCTGGTCAAACGAGCTCGAAAACTTCACCTCTGTGAACAG GGGGGGCGTCTGAAGGAGCCTCTCCAGAAGCTTAAGGAAGCCATTGGCAGGGCGATGCCAGAGCAGATGGCCAAGTACCAGGATGAATGCCAGGCGCACACACAAGCCAAGGTTGCTAA GATgctggaagaggagaaagacaaggagcagagagaacGGATTTGTTCTGAtgaggaggaagatgaagaaaaggggGGCAGGAGGATAATGGGACCCCGGAAGAAATTCCAGTGGAATGATGAAATCAG GGAACTGCTCTGCCACGTGGTGAAGATAAAACTAGAGAGCTATGACCTGGAGAGGAACAAGGCCCAGTCTTGGGAGGACTACGTGAAGGCATTTCTGGATGCCGAGGTCAAACCTCTCTGGCCCAAAGGCTGGATGCAGGCCAG GACTCTGTTTAAGGAGAGCAGACGAGGCCACGGGCACCTGACATCAATCCT GGCCAAGAAGAAAGTAATGGCCCCATCCAAAATCAAGGTGAAG GAGTCATCTACTAAGCCTGATAAAAAGGTTTCCGTCCCATCAGGCCAGATTGGCGGCCCCCTTGCTTTGCCTTCAGAACACCCGGGAGGCACCCTGAGCCTTGGGGCTACGACCAGGGAGCTCTcgtcccaggcccctggcagccTTGCTAATCCTGCTCCCGTCAGCCTGGAGGACTCGCTGGATGGAGACTTGATCCGTAATTCCGCCTCCTCCTTGGAGGCTGTGTCCAAGGAACTGGCTGCACTGAACAGCAGAGCAAGCGGGAGCTCTGAGTTCACGCTGCCCGCACCCTCGAAAGCGCCAGCAGAGAAGGTCGCGGGCATTCTGTgtacagaagagaaaaggaacttTCCAAAGCCCAGCCCTTCTGCCCCACCACCCTCTAGCTCTCTGCAGTCACCTCTCAATTTTCTGGCTGAACAGGCTCTGGCACTGGGGCAGTCCTCTCAGGAGAAAAAACCGGAGAGTGCTGGCTACAAGGAGCTGTCCTGTCAGGCTGCCCTCAGCAAGGGCCTGCCGGAAGTGCACCAGTCCAAAGCAAAGCACCACGGCTTGCCACGGACGTCTCACGCCCCTCAGGCGGCCACTCCCGTGCCCAGCCCCCCAGTCAAAGTCTTTCATGCAGGCGCTCAGCAGCAAAAGAGCTTCACCCCGCCAGCTCCGTTTGTCAATAAGCTCCAGGGCCCAAAGCCTTCCTCCCCACAGTGTCACCGCTCCCTCCTCCAGCTCGTGAAGACAGCAGCCAAAGGCCAGAACTTTCACCCCTCAACGCCAGCGTCTTCGGGAGGCACGCCAGCCTCTGGCAGCAGCTCTCATAAGACCTCAGCCTCGTCCTCCACTGCCCTGAGCCATCCAGCAAAACAGCACTCAGCCAGCTCTTCAGGGTCATCCTACAAGAGCAGTCCCTTTGCTGGCTCTGTCCCCAAACACGGGATTTCTTGTGGCAGCTCTTCCTCTGGGGGAACCCCCGTCCAGAGCTCTGCTTCCGGGAGCCTGCCCCCCGGTGTACAGCCTCCCTCTGCAGGGCAGCCTGCCGGCCGACCCGTCCCAGGCTCCGCGGCGAAAAAACCACCCGTCTCCCAGAAGCTGACCCTGGTGGCCCCTCCGGGTGGTCCAAATGGAGATTCTGGTGGTGGGACCCAGGGAGTGGCCAAGTTACTgacctcctccctgaagcccagCGTGGTCAGCAGCGTGACATCGTCTACCTCCTTGCCA AAAGGAACGAGTGGGGCTGTGCTGCTGACGAGCTCCTCGCCCTTAAATCTGCTGTCATCATCCTACAAGTCTGGCAGCCCAAAGCTGCCCGGGGCTGTGAACTCAAACTCCCTGGGAattatctccccatttcctctccgCGTGCTTTCCTTTAGCACCGACTCCCCTGCCAAAGCAGGGGTCTCAAAGGATGCCATCGTCACCGGTCCTGCCCCTGGGACGTTCCACCATGGCCTCAGCCCCA